In a single window of the Micromonospora inositola genome:
- a CDS encoding phosphotransferase: protein MPAISLPPVPHDATAVRPDWAALPAGLRDAVAARLGGPPVAVRVAGAGFTRGFAAVLETADGTRAFLKAASLTGQRHLVDWYAHEAAVLARLPAGLPVPRPRWTLTEAGWYAVCLDAVDGAPPRLPWDPGELAATLAAYAEVAAALADPPPALVGLGLPRLADLARDDILCWGEVTAGREPAPELPPWARARLPELVALESRLPAYADAPPVGSGHPPTGLIHCDLRVDNVLIDTTGRAWICDWNWLCHGPAWFDLASLLITGYASGLDADLAFATHPAAAGAPPDALDVTLAALSGYLLTSAAAGPSSASPHIRAHQRWSGDQALGWLAARRSWG, encoded by the coding sequence GTGCCCGCGATCTCGTTGCCCCCGGTGCCGCACGACGCGACCGCCGTCCGCCCCGACTGGGCCGCGCTGCCCGCCGGCCTGCGGGACGCGGTCGCGGCCCGGCTCGGCGGCCCGCCGGTCGCGGTACGGGTGGCCGGCGCCGGCTTCACCCGCGGCTTCGCCGCGGTGCTGGAGACCGCCGACGGCACGCGGGCCTTCCTGAAAGCGGCCTCGCTGACCGGGCAGCGGCACCTGGTCGACTGGTACGCCCACGAGGCCGCCGTCCTCGCCCGGCTCCCCGCCGGCCTGCCGGTCCCCCGGCCCCGGTGGACGCTGACCGAGGCCGGCTGGTACGCGGTCTGCCTCGACGCCGTCGACGGTGCCCCGCCCCGGCTGCCCTGGGACCCGGGCGAGCTGGCCGCCACCCTCGCCGCGTACGCCGAGGTCGCGGCAGCCCTCGCCGACCCGCCCCCGGCGCTCGTCGGGCTCGGGCTGCCCCGCCTCGCCGACCTGGCCCGCGACGACATCCTCTGCTGGGGCGAGGTGACCGCCGGCCGGGAGCCGGCACCGGAGCTGCCGCCGTGGGCCCGAGCGCGGCTGCCGGAGCTGGTCGCCCTCGAGTCCCGCCTCCCGGCGTACGCGGACGCCCCGCCCGTCGGGTCGGGCCACCCGCCGACCGGGTTGATCCACTGCGACCTGCGGGTGGACAACGTGCTGATCGACACCACCGGCCGGGCCTGGATCTGCGACTGGAACTGGCTCTGCCACGGGCCGGCCTGGTTCGACCTGGCCAGCCTGCTGATCACCGGGTACGCCAGCGGCCTGGACGCGGACCTGGCCTTCGCCACCCACCCGGCGGCGGCCGGCGCGCCGCCGGACGCGCTCGACGTGACCCTGGCCGCGCTGTCCGGGTACCTCCTCACCAGCGCGGCCGCCGGCCCGTCCTCCGCGTCGCCGCACATCCGCGCCCACCAGCGGTGGAGCGGCGACCAGGCGCTCGGCTGGCTGGCCGCCCGGCGGAGCTGGGGCTGA
- a CDS encoding DUF4240 domain-containing protein, producing the protein MRTDDFWQLIDRAREGGGGEPDAIAARAVALLAERDPEDIVGYAHHQRRVLAASYRVDLWGAAYLINGGASDDGFEYFRGWLMAQGRAVFAGAVADPDSLAELPRVRAAALSGEEFECEDMLAVPWEAYRKATAAELPADRDPVPVPDLNDFWDFDDEEEARRRLPRLAALFVEPPEE; encoded by the coding sequence ATGCGGACCGACGACTTCTGGCAGCTGATCGACCGGGCCCGGGAGGGCGGCGGGGGCGAGCCCGACGCCATCGCCGCCCGGGCGGTCGCCCTGCTGGCCGAGCGGGACCCGGAGGACATCGTCGGGTACGCCCACCACCAGCGGCGGGTGCTCGCCGCGTCCTACCGGGTGGACCTGTGGGGCGCGGCCTATCTGATCAACGGGGGCGCCTCCGACGACGGCTTCGAGTACTTCCGCGGCTGGCTGATGGCCCAGGGCCGGGCGGTGTTCGCCGGGGCGGTCGCCGACCCCGACTCCCTCGCCGAGCTGCCCCGGGTCCGGGCCGCCGCGCTCAGCGGGGAGGAGTTCGAGTGCGAGGACATGCTCGCGGTGCCCTGGGAGGCGTACCGGAAGGCGACCGCGGCCGAACTGCCCGCGGACCGCGATCCGGTGCCCGTGCCCGACCTGAACGACTTCTGGGACTTCGACGACGAGGAGGAGGCCCGTCGCCGGCTGCCCCGGCTCGCCGCTCTCTTCGTCGAGCCGCCGGAGGAGTGA
- the lepA gene encoding translation elongation factor 4, with amino-acid sequence MPPTLDPGANAPGATDPARIRNFCIIAHIDHGKSTLADRMLQLTGVVDPRQMRAQYLDRMDIERERGITIKSQAVRMPWTIREGDRAGEQAVLNMIDTPGHVDFTYEVSRSLAACEGAILLVDAAQGIEAQTLANLYLALENDLHIIPVLNKIDLPAAQPEKYAEELAHLIGGDPADCIRVSGKTGEGVPYLLDEIVRQFQPPVGDADAPARAMIFDSVYDVYRGVVTYVRVIDGRISARDRIKMMSTAAVHELLEIGVISPEMVKADALGAGEVGYLITGVKDVRQSRVGDTITINSRPATEALGGYKDPKPMVYSGLYPIDGSDYPNLREALDKLKLNDAALDYEPETSGALGFGFRCGFLGLLHLEIIQERLEREYNLDLISTAPNVVYRAITDDGQEIVVTNPSEYPTGKIAEVYEPTVRATVLTPNDYVGAVMELCQGRRGSLLGMDYLSADRVELRYTLPLAEIIFDFFDQLKSRTKGYASLDYEPSGEQASDLVKVDILLHGEPVDAFSAIVHKDKAYNYGVTIAAKLRNLIPRQQFEVPIQAAIGSRVIARETIRAIRKDVLAKCYGGDISRKRKLLEKQKEGKKRMKMVGRVEVPQEAFIAALSSDSGDGKAPGKK; translated from the coding sequence GTGCCACCGACGCTCGATCCCGGCGCGAACGCTCCTGGTGCCACCGACCCGGCGCGCATCAGGAACTTCTGCATCATCGCCCACATCGACCACGGGAAGTCGACCCTGGCCGACCGGATGTTGCAGCTCACCGGCGTGGTCGACCCGCGGCAGATGCGCGCGCAGTACCTCGACCGGATGGACATCGAGCGCGAGCGCGGCATCACCATCAAGAGCCAGGCGGTCCGCATGCCGTGGACCATCCGGGAGGGTGACCGGGCCGGCGAGCAGGCCGTGCTCAACATGATCGACACCCCGGGGCACGTCGACTTCACCTACGAGGTGTCCCGGTCCCTGGCGGCCTGCGAGGGCGCGATCCTGCTGGTCGACGCCGCGCAGGGCATCGAGGCGCAGACCCTGGCCAATCTCTACCTGGCGCTCGAGAACGACCTGCACATCATCCCGGTGCTCAACAAGATCGACCTGCCGGCCGCCCAGCCGGAGAAGTACGCCGAGGAGCTGGCCCACCTGATCGGTGGCGACCCGGCGGACTGCATCAGGGTCTCCGGCAAGACCGGCGAGGGCGTGCCGTACCTGCTGGACGAGATCGTCCGGCAGTTCCAGCCGCCGGTCGGCGACGCGGACGCGCCCGCCCGGGCGATGATCTTCGACTCGGTGTACGACGTCTACCGCGGCGTGGTCACCTACGTCCGGGTGATCGACGGGCGGATCAGCGCCCGCGACCGGATCAAGATGATGTCTACCGCCGCCGTGCACGAGCTGCTGGAGATCGGCGTCATCTCGCCGGAGATGGTGAAGGCCGACGCGCTCGGCGCCGGCGAGGTGGGTTATCTGATCACGGGCGTGAAGGACGTCCGCCAGTCCCGGGTCGGTGACACGATCACCATCAACTCCCGGCCGGCGACGGAGGCCCTGGGCGGCTACAAGGACCCGAAGCCGATGGTCTACTCCGGCCTCTACCCGATCGACGGGTCCGACTACCCGAACCTGCGCGAGGCGCTGGACAAGCTCAAGCTCAACGACGCCGCGCTCGACTACGAGCCGGAGACGTCGGGGGCGCTCGGCTTCGGCTTCCGCTGCGGCTTCCTCGGCCTGCTGCACCTGGAGATCATCCAGGAGCGGCTGGAGCGGGAGTACAACCTCGACCTGATCTCCACCGCGCCGAACGTGGTCTACCGGGCCATCACGGACGACGGTCAGGAGATCGTCGTGACCAACCCGAGCGAGTACCCCACCGGCAAGATCGCCGAGGTGTACGAGCCGACGGTGCGGGCCACCGTGCTCACCCCGAACGACTACGTGGGCGCGGTGATGGAGCTGTGCCAGGGCCGCCGGGGCAGCCTGCTCGGCATGGACTACCTCTCCGCGGACCGGGTGGAGCTGCGCTACACCCTGCCCCTCGCGGAGATCATCTTCGACTTCTTCGACCAGCTCAAGAGCCGGACCAAGGGCTACGCCTCGCTGGACTACGAGCCCTCCGGCGAGCAGGCCTCCGACCTGGTCAAGGTCGACATCCTGCTGCACGGCGAGCCGGTGGACGCGTTCAGCGCGATCGTGCACAAGGACAAGGCGTACAACTACGGCGTCACCATCGCGGCGAAGCTGCGCAACCTGATCCCGCGCCAGCAGTTCGAGGTGCCGATCCAGGCCGCCATCGGCAGCCGGGTGATCGCCCGGGAGACCATCCGGGCGATCCGCAAGGACGTTCTCGCCAAGTGCTACGGCGGTGACATCAGCCGGAAGCGGAAGCTGCTGGAGAAGCAGAAGGAAGGCAAGAAGCGGATGAAGATGGTGGGCCGGGTGGAGGTCCCGCAGGAGGCCTTCATCGCCGCCCTCTCCTCCGACTCCGGCGACGGCAAGGCTCCGGGCAAGAAGTAG
- the rpsT gene encoding 30S ribosomal protein S20: MANIKSQIKRNRQNEKRRLRNKSVKSSLKTAIRKFNEAAEAGDAEKATALMRDAARKLDKAASKGVIHGNQAANRKSAIAKRVASFSA, from the coding sequence GTGGCGAACATCAAGTCCCAGATCAAGCGCAACCGGCAGAACGAGAAGCGCCGGCTGCGTAACAAGTCGGTCAAGTCGTCGCTGAAGACCGCCATCCGCAAGTTCAACGAGGCTGCGGAGGCCGGTGACGCCGAGAAGGCCACCGCCCTCATGCGTGACGCCGCCCGCAAGCTGGACAAGGCCGCCAGCAAGGGCGTCATCCACGGCAACCAGGCGGCGAACCGGAAGTCGGCGATCGCCAAGCGCGTCGCCTCGTTCTCGGCCTGA
- a CDS encoding bifunctional DNA primase/polymerase has translation MTTASDSNAEVGNSGPYASHAMAYWRAGWANPIPVKEKKWPPRGYTGREGRNVSGPDLHAWTEGPEAAHNIGLRMAGTVGIDVDSYGDKRGAESLAKAVADLGELPATWSSTSRGPGQPSRIHFFHVPGTGTDLADAEQRFRKAYGEDVEIIHRGHRYAVVAPSIHPGTGQPYRWYGPDGEPSGRVPERTELPELPAAWLAFLTEPEPAPVSTPGTVADPFPPASMLIGGAGTKSRAGGLATFAEQVDRFRSLTTEGNGRSNLLAGVAVIAGRCVAAGFMTEPEAHRTLLDAAQANGYQRTHRDADTQIRNGIRDGKADPWTVVPDHLESTGQGEQAAPGWTADDLTDVLSGKRVRVVPELAQRQDGVALLYRGKEHAVAGEPESGKTWFALMCARDVLLSGGRVLYVDFEDDAATVVGRLLDLGVLADRLRPASGQFRYVRPEGAPRAGDVLALLTFPDGPAELLVYDGWTEGAALMGQDIMSQDDIAKWRQALVKPALTLGTATLTTDHVVKNRDARGRYSIGAQHKLAGLTGVMFTMEVTKTWGRGSKGVSKVLITKDRNGGLRPYGKADEANLTHIGDLVGDATSGEMVSLILWPPFVDEDEADDTNPIPSHLRKPVAAVVAALDGRPEPLSLAEIERRAHVRKGDVGKALAWLEDSGRVLVERGLRNAKLHRLAPEVDGQSGQGESAEQ, from the coding sequence ATGACCACCGCCTCCGATTCTAACGCGGAAGTTGGTAATTCGGGTCCGTACGCCTCGCACGCAATGGCGTACTGGCGCGCCGGTTGGGCCAATCCGATCCCGGTCAAGGAAAAGAAGTGGCCGCCGCGGGGATACACCGGCAGGGAAGGTCGTAACGTCTCCGGCCCGGATCTCCACGCCTGGACGGAGGGTCCGGAGGCAGCGCACAACATCGGGCTCCGCATGGCCGGCACGGTCGGAATCGACGTGGACAGCTACGGAGACAAGCGCGGCGCGGAATCGCTGGCAAAGGCCGTAGCGGACCTCGGGGAGCTGCCGGCCACATGGTCCAGCACATCGCGCGGCCCCGGGCAGCCGTCCCGGATCCACTTCTTCCACGTCCCCGGCACCGGTACCGACCTGGCCGACGCGGAGCAGCGTTTCCGCAAGGCGTACGGGGAGGACGTGGAGATCATCCACCGCGGCCACCGGTACGCCGTGGTAGCGCCGAGCATCCACCCCGGGACCGGGCAGCCGTACCGGTGGTACGGACCGGACGGGGAGCCGAGCGGCCGGGTGCCGGAGCGGACGGAGCTGCCGGAGCTACCGGCCGCGTGGCTCGCCTTCCTGACCGAGCCGGAGCCGGCTCCGGTGAGCACGCCGGGCACGGTGGCGGACCCGTTCCCCCCGGCGTCCATGCTGATCGGTGGCGCTGGCACGAAGTCACGTGCCGGTGGGCTCGCCACCTTCGCGGAGCAGGTGGACCGCTTCCGGTCGCTGACCACCGAAGGCAACGGGCGGAGCAACCTCCTGGCCGGTGTCGCGGTGATCGCGGGTCGCTGCGTGGCTGCCGGCTTCATGACGGAGCCGGAGGCACACCGGACCCTCCTGGACGCGGCGCAGGCCAACGGATACCAGCGGACGCACCGGGACGCAGACACGCAGATCCGCAACGGCATCCGGGACGGCAAGGCGGACCCGTGGACCGTCGTGCCGGACCACCTGGAGAGCACCGGCCAGGGAGAGCAGGCCGCGCCGGGCTGGACGGCTGATGACCTCACGGACGTGCTCTCCGGGAAGCGCGTGCGGGTGGTGCCGGAGCTAGCGCAGCGTCAGGACGGCGTGGCGCTGCTCTACCGGGGCAAAGAGCACGCGGTGGCCGGTGAGCCGGAGAGCGGCAAGACGTGGTTCGCGCTCATGTGCGCCCGGGACGTGCTGCTCTCCGGTGGCCGGGTGCTGTACGTGGATTTCGAGGATGACGCGGCAACGGTGGTCGGTCGCCTGCTGGATCTCGGCGTACTGGCGGACCGGCTCCGGCCGGCATCCGGACAGTTCCGCTACGTCCGGCCGGAAGGCGCGCCGCGGGCCGGTGACGTGCTCGCGCTGCTCACCTTCCCGGACGGTCCGGCGGAACTGCTCGTGTACGACGGATGGACCGAAGGTGCCGCGCTCATGGGTCAGGACATCATGAGTCAGGACGACATCGCGAAGTGGCGTCAGGCGCTCGTGAAACCGGCTCTGACCCTCGGGACGGCCACGCTCACCACTGACCACGTGGTGAAGAACCGGGACGCGCGCGGCCGGTACAGCATCGGGGCGCAGCACAAGTTGGCCGGACTCACGGGCGTGATGTTCACGATGGAGGTCACGAAGACGTGGGGACGCGGCTCCAAGGGCGTTTCTAAGGTCCTGATCACCAAGGATCGCAACGGTGGACTCCGGCCGTACGGCAAGGCGGACGAGGCCAACCTGACCCACATCGGGGATCTCGTGGGGGATGCCACGAGCGGCGAAATGGTCAGCCTGATCCTGTGGCCTCCGTTCGTGGACGAGGACGAGGCGGACGACACCAACCCGATCCCGAGCCACCTCCGTAAGCCCGTGGCCGCCGTGGTCGCTGCCCTGGACGGTCGCCCGGAGCCGCTGTCCCTGGCCGAAATTGAGAGACGCGCCCACGTCCGCAAGGGAGACGTGGGCAAGGCGCTCGCGTGGCTGGAGGACTCCGGCCGGGTGCTCGTGGAGCGGGGACTACGCAACGCCAAGCTCCACCGCCTCGCGCCGGAGGTGGACGGCCAGAGCGGCCAGGGAGAGAGCGCCGAGCAGTGA
- the holA gene encoding DNA polymerase III subunit delta has translation MGGVTPASLPPILLVLGDEELLATRAVSDTVAKARAVDPDVDVREYQAGALAVGEIAEMLSPSLFGGRRVLVLRAGQDARKDLVTALLAYAKNPDPEVQLVVLHLGGAKGKAFADGLRAAGATVVPAAKLKGHRERAAFVRDEIRRGGGRCTDDAAEALIAAVGTDLRELAAACSQLIADTDGRIGADTVARYYRGRVEVTGFTVADATMVGDVPAALEALRWALHVGVDPVPIADALADGVRTVARVASAGRGTPYQLASSLGMPAWKIERAQRQGRGWTPEGLVHAMRAAAECNAAVKGGADDRAYALERAVFSVAAARRGGAR, from the coding sequence ATGGGCGGCGTGACCCCCGCCAGCCTGCCTCCTATTCTGCTTGTCCTCGGCGACGAGGAGCTGCTCGCCACGCGAGCGGTCAGCGACACCGTCGCCAAGGCGCGTGCCGTCGACCCGGACGTGGACGTCCGGGAGTACCAGGCCGGCGCCCTGGCGGTGGGGGAGATCGCCGAGATGCTCAGCCCGTCGCTGTTCGGCGGCCGCCGGGTGCTCGTGCTGCGCGCCGGGCAGGACGCCCGGAAGGACCTGGTCACCGCGCTGCTGGCGTACGCGAAGAACCCCGACCCCGAGGTGCAGCTCGTCGTGCTGCACCTCGGCGGCGCGAAGGGAAAGGCCTTCGCCGACGGGCTGCGCGCGGCCGGCGCGACCGTGGTGCCGGCGGCGAAGCTGAAGGGGCACCGGGAGCGGGCGGCCTTCGTCCGGGACGAGATCCGCCGGGGTGGCGGCCGGTGCACCGACGACGCCGCCGAGGCGCTCATCGCGGCCGTCGGCACCGACCTGCGGGAACTGGCCGCCGCCTGCTCGCAGCTCATCGCCGACACCGACGGCCGGATCGGGGCCGACACGGTGGCCCGCTACTACCGCGGCCGGGTCGAGGTGACCGGCTTCACCGTCGCCGACGCGACCATGGTCGGTGACGTCCCCGCCGCGCTGGAGGCGCTGCGCTGGGCGCTGCACGTCGGCGTCGACCCGGTGCCGATCGCCGACGCGCTCGCCGACGGCGTACGCACGGTGGCCCGGGTGGCCTCCGCCGGCCGAGGCACGCCGTACCAGCTGGCCAGCAGCCTCGGCATGCCGGCCTGGAAGATCGAGCGGGCGCAGCGACAGGGGCGGGGCTGGACGCCGGAGGGCCTGGTGCACGCGATGCGCGCCGCCGCCGAGTGCAACGCGGCCGTCAAGGGCGGCGCCGACGACCGGGCGTACGCGCTGGAGCGGGCGGTCTTCTCGGTCGCCGCCGCCCGGCGGGGCGGCGCCCGGTGA
- a CDS encoding recombinase family protein, translating to MTTAAIYVRISSDDTGEGLGVARQEAECRATAEQLGWTVTEVYRDNDISAYSGKLRPGYERLLSDVEAGTVRGLIVWHADRLHRSPKELERFIDLAERTRLQVQTVQSGRVDLSSPDGRMRARLLGTVARYESEHKSARIRLKMAQNAKDGKPHGGHRPYGWEPGRMIIRESEAAVIREATSRILAGEPLRSIFRDLNARGLHNASGKPWTHPTFRNVLLHARHAGLREHNGQEVSVAAWPAIIPPETWRAVRRVLNDPDRVTTPGRGGRLHLLSGIAVCGVCGSPLRVGHSRSTEAYRCMASACVSRRRDRLEEYVEAVVIARLSRADAAALLAPEDDGGERERAAQAAERVRQRLDDAAASFASGVITARQLATITGQLRPELAALEAAAAPPPDRASVLGELVTAGDVAKAWEALSPDARRTVVRLLMEIKVSRGRRGPGFSTDGIEIVWR from the coding sequence GTGACTACCGCCGCGATCTACGTCCGCATCAGCTCGGACGACACTGGGGAAGGGCTCGGCGTGGCCAGGCAGGAAGCCGAGTGCCGCGCCACGGCCGAACAGCTCGGATGGACCGTCACAGAGGTCTACCGGGACAACGACATCAGCGCCTACTCCGGCAAGCTCCGGCCAGGGTATGAGCGCCTGCTGTCCGACGTGGAGGCCGGCACCGTACGCGGCCTGATCGTCTGGCACGCGGACCGCCTCCACCGCTCTCCGAAGGAGCTGGAGCGCTTCATTGACCTGGCCGAGCGCACCCGCCTCCAGGTCCAGACCGTCCAGTCCGGCCGGGTGGACCTGTCCAGCCCGGACGGCCGGATGCGTGCCCGGTTGCTCGGCACTGTCGCCCGGTACGAGAGCGAACACAAGTCGGCCCGTATCCGGCTCAAGATGGCGCAGAACGCGAAGGACGGCAAGCCGCACGGCGGACACCGGCCGTACGGGTGGGAGCCGGGCCGCATGATCATCCGGGAGAGTGAAGCTGCCGTCATCCGGGAAGCCACGTCGCGCATCCTGGCCGGGGAGCCGCTGCGCTCGATCTTCCGTGACCTGAACGCACGCGGCCTCCACAACGCGAGCGGGAAGCCGTGGACCCACCCGACGTTCCGTAACGTGCTGCTCCACGCTCGCCACGCCGGACTCCGCGAGCACAACGGCCAGGAGGTGAGCGTGGCCGCGTGGCCGGCGATCATCCCGCCGGAGACGTGGCGCGCCGTGCGCCGGGTGCTGAACGATCCGGACCGGGTGACCACTCCAGGACGCGGGGGCCGGTTGCACCTGCTCTCCGGGATCGCGGTCTGCGGCGTGTGCGGCTCGCCCCTGCGCGTGGGTCACAGCAGGTCCACGGAGGCGTACCGCTGCATGGCGTCCGCGTGCGTGAGCCGCCGCCGGGACCGGCTGGAGGAATACGTGGAGGCCGTGGTGATCGCGCGCCTGAGCCGCGCGGACGCTGCCGCCCTGCTCGCCCCGGAGGATGACGGGGGAGAGCGCGAGCGCGCCGCTCAGGCGGCGGAGCGGGTACGGCAACGGCTGGACGACGCGGCGGCTAGCTTCGCGTCCGGCGTGATCACGGCGCGGCAGCTAGCCACGATCACCGGGCAGCTCCGGCCAGAACTGGCCGCGCTGGAGGCTGCCGCCGCGCCTCCGCCGGACCGCGCCTCCGTGCTCGGGGAACTCGTCACGGCCGGGGACGTGGCGAAGGCGTGGGAGGCGCTGAGCCCGGACGCGCGCCGGACCGTGGTCCGCCTGCTCATGGAGATCAAGGTGAGCCGGGGCCGGCGCGGACCGGGTTTCAGCACGGACGGGATTGAGATCGTGTGGCGCTGA
- a CDS encoding ComEA family DNA-binding protein codes for MPDPSQGPVLGIEAAESPGSVTSESPEGSNSGPRRLSGPRRSTSPRVAVGNQFILSPAAVRAPPAAVRDDEKPSGPPSRLPGPGPFDPGRRGVRALIAVALVVVLGAALWAWRSRPHAEPVRPASTLAAPVAPAPSLAGSPGAANGQMVVAVAGKVRRPGLVRLPAGARVADAVDAAGGALPGVDVALLNPARKLTDGELVLVGVAAPPGPAGQPAAGGAAGPAAAGAAPGGPVNLNTATLAQLDALPGVGPVLAQRILDHREQHGGYRSVADLRQVEGIGDARYEQLKDLVTV; via the coding sequence ATGCCGGACCCGTCCCAGGGCCCGGTCCTGGGCATCGAAGCCGCGGAGTCGCCCGGATCGGTCACGTCGGAGTCGCCCGAGGGGTCGAACTCCGGCCCGCGTCGCCTGTCCGGGCCGCGCCGGTCCACCTCGCCCCGGGTCGCCGTGGGAAATCAGTTCATCCTGTCCCCGGCCGCGGTCAGGGCACCCCCGGCCGCCGTCCGGGACGACGAGAAGCCCTCGGGCCCGCCCTCCCGCCTGCCCGGCCCTGGCCCGTTCGACCCCGGACGGCGCGGAGTGCGGGCGCTGATCGCCGTCGCCCTGGTCGTGGTGCTCGGTGCCGCACTCTGGGCCTGGCGGTCCCGGCCGCACGCCGAGCCCGTCCGGCCGGCGTCGACGCTCGCCGCGCCGGTCGCTCCGGCGCCGTCCCTCGCCGGCTCGCCCGGCGCGGCGAACGGCCAGATGGTGGTCGCCGTCGCCGGCAAGGTACGCCGCCCCGGACTGGTGCGACTGCCGGCCGGCGCCCGGGTCGCCGACGCCGTCGACGCGGCCGGGGGAGCCCTGCCCGGCGTGGACGTGGCACTGCTCAACCCGGCCCGCAAGCTCACCGACGGCGAACTGGTCCTGGTCGGCGTCGCCGCCCCGCCCGGCCCCGCCGGCCAGCCCGCGGCCGGCGGAGCGGCCGGCCCGGCGGCTGCTGGCGCGGCACCGGGCGGGCCGGTCAACCTGAACACCGCCACCCTGGCCCAGCTCGACGCCCTGCCCGGGGTCGGACCGGTGCTCGCCCAGCGGATCCTCGACCATCGGGAGCAGCACGGCGGCTACCGGTCGGTGGCGGACCTGCGCCAGGTCGAGGGCATCGGCGACGCCCGGTACGAGCAGCTCAAGGACCTGGTGACGGTGTGA